AGCGTCTTGGCGTCGGCTTCGAGCTGGTGGCCGAGCGCATAGTCGGCGGTGACCAGATACCATTTGGTGCCGGGCTTGGTCAGGTGGTTGGCGATCCCGGCGACCTGGACATAGGTGTCCCACATCCACTGGACGACATGGTCGGGCTGGCAGGCATCGCCGGTCAGTCGAGCCGTGCCGCCGGGGAACAGGCCGACCCGGTTCTTGTCCTTCAGCAATGGCGGGATGGCGAGCTGCAGCGAGGCGTTCGACATGTCGGCGAGCACGTCGACGCCCTGCCGGTCGATCCATTCGCGCGCGATCGCCGAGCCGACATCGGCCTTGTTCTGATGGTCGGCCGAGATCACCTCGATCTTCATGCCGGCGCATTCGGCCTTCAGGCAGTCCTCGACCGCCATGCGGGTCGCAGCGATCGAGCCCTTGCCGGTGATGTCGGAATAGACGCCGGACATGTCGGTCAGCACGCCGATCTTGACGGCGCCGTCCGATATCTCGGCCGCGGCAGGCAGGGCGCCGAGCAATGCGGTGGCGATGGCGAGTGCCGAGGCCAGTCCCTTCATGTGAAATCCTCCCGGAATGTCGTTCGTTGTTGCTAGCGGTCGTGCCAGTGCGCCATCGGCAGGCCAGCCACTGGCGATCTGAAGAAGGGAACGCGGCTGCCGCGCAGGCTGCCGATATAGGCGGTGTGGAGATCAGGCCCGCCGAAGGTGATGCTGGCGAACCAGGGTGCGATCGTCCCACCGCAGGCGAGCATCAGTTCGGGCGTCGCCTCGTCCCGGGCGAAGGCGGCCATCAGCGCCTTGCCGGCGGCGCTGCCACGATCGTCGTCGAGCAGGATGCGAAGATCCCCTTCCGGCGTGATCGCGAAGACCCGGTCGAGCATCACATGCGTGCCCCAGAGATTGCCATGAGCGTCGAAGGCGATGCCGTCGATGAAGGCGCCATGGTCGCTCGGGCCGAAGGTCTCGCGATCGGTGAGGCTGCCATCGGCCCCAACGCGCAGCCGCGTCACCCGGCAGGCGCAGGTCTCGGCGACATAGAGCCATTCTTCGCTGGCATCGAGCCTGATCTCGTTGGTGAAGGCGAAGCCGTCGGCGACGATGCGTAAGCGCCCGCCATCATAGAGCGCGACATAGCCGTCGCGGACATTGGGGCTCATGGCCCGCATCCAGTTCTTCGTCCTTGTCGAGATCGTCAGCCAGATCCGGTCCTTGCTGTCGCGCAGCACGAAATTGACCTTGCCGATCGCCTGCCCGTCGATCGTATCGACCAGCACGCGGCTCTCGCCGGAGCGCGTCATCACTTCCAGCCGGTCGGTGCCGAAATTCGAGATCAGCACGTCGCCATTGCGGGCGAAGGCGAGGCCGTTCGGCAAGGTGCCGGAGACGAAGCGTGCCTCCTCGTCCGCCGCCTCGGCGAAACCGCGGCTCGCCGTCTGCACGATCAGGCTTTGGCTGCCGTCCGGCTTGATATGGACGACGCCGCCGCGTGCATCGGCGCTCCAGAGCGAGCCGTCGCGCTCAGCAAGGATGCATTCCGGCCGCTGCAGGCCTTCGCCGACATAGCCGATAGCAGCCGGATCGATGGCAAAGCCGTCGAGCGGGTTGGGGCGACGCGACATGCCGAGCCCTAGAAGTTCACGCGGTCGCCACCCTTGAGGCCGAGCGTCGCGCGGGCCTCCTCGGGGGTCGCGATCTCGTAGCCGAGCTCCTCGACGATGCGGCGAATCTTGGCGACCTGCTCGGCATTGGAGGTCGCGAGCTTGCCCTTGC
This sequence is a window from Bosea vestrisii. Protein-coding genes within it:
- a CDS encoding SMP-30/gluconolactonase/LRE family protein codes for the protein MSRRPNPLDGFAIDPAAIGYVGEGLQRPECILAERDGSLWSADARGGVVHIKPDGSQSLIVQTASRGFAEAADEEARFVSGTLPNGLAFARNGDVLISNFGTDRLEVMTRSGESRVLVDTIDGQAIGKVNFVLRDSKDRIWLTISTRTKNWMRAMSPNVRDGYVALYDGGRLRIVADGFAFTNEIRLDASEEWLYVAETCACRVTRLRVGADGSLTDRETFGPSDHGAFIDGIAFDAHGNLWGTHVMLDRVFAITPEGDLRILLDDDRGSAAGKALMAAFARDEATPELMLACGGTIAPWFASITFGGPDLHTAYIGSLRGSRVPFFRSPVAGLPMAHWHDR